TCTGTCCGTGTCGATGACATCACCGTATCTAAAACCGAACCACGTCCGACCACTCGAACGCATGTCATCACCATCAAGCTGAGCAACAGCTATAGTAACAGAGGCAATCATCGGTCTCAGCATTTGTTCCAAGATCCCGTCAAGTCCCAAAAGACTCCAGAACCCCAAAGGCCTCCAAGATCACAGAAGCCCCAAGAAGCCGAAGAGCCCCCAAAACCCCAAGAAGCGAAAGAACCAGAAAAGCCCCAAGCATATCCAAAATATGAAGAATCTcagaaatttcaagaaacaaaagagattcACGTAGGAAAGGAGGAAACTCCTGAAAGGCAAGAGACTCCAGAGCCGCCCGAGTCGCCGAAAGACTACCGTAGACAAAGACCGCAAGACTCAAAGCAGCCGAGTCAACATTCGTCGTCGCGATCGTACAGACAGTCGACGACACGTAAGCCGCCTGTCGTTCGGATCATTCCCATTCACATTGAGGTGGAATCGGACGACTCTGGTATTGTGATTGACCCAGAAAGGGACATTCAGGTTCCGGATGAGGATCCAAGAGTTCCCATGGTTGATAGTCCCATCTCTAGTCGTAAAAACACTTCGTCAATTTTTATCAATGGTCCCGTTTTCGTTGCGGAAAAGCCGAATCTTGTCGTAGAGTCAGATCTCGAACCCGAGTTGGACATCGAACTGGATGAACCAATCCGCCCGGCGAGTGGTTCAACCAACAGCCGTCGTTGGGCTCTTACTCTGAGGTAGGATTTTCCAAATGGGAAAGGCCATCAAACATATCCTCAGCACAGATTGCCTTTTCCTATACATCCGCTTTATTCTAACATTTCCAAACTGAAGAAAGAACATGTTCGACTGTACCTTAACCACTTCATTTTCATGCGACTCGTACTTTCGTTGTTCCGTGGGCAGTTGGCATTCGTCAATATTTTATCTGACTGGATTTCCAGGAAAGAAATCGCATCACCAACAGTCTCTcctaatataatataaatgtGAATGTACAATTTCTACCGCCTTAATGAAAATCACTTAGCCGTAAATCATTCATTTTCCAGTCGCGCCCGGCTCACAACCGAGAAAGTTGTTGGCTTGACGTCATGTTAAAATAATCGCTTTGTTTTGCGTCCTTGGCAAAAGTCTCGATTTGTGTaggcacattttttttctagctcgcttttttcatttgcaattttcttttctgttttttttttgcagtctTGCGGAGGAAAAGAAGGCGGAAGGCAATGCTCATTACAAGGTGAAAGACTACAGAAAAGCATTGGCTTGTTACACGCGAGCTATCGAGCTTTGCCCGGACAGTGTGGCCTATTATGGCAACCGAGCTGCCTGTCGCATGATGATGGGTTTATACCAAGACGCCTTGGAAGATGCCCGTGAGAGTACACGCCTGGATTCCGGCTTCGCTAAAGGCTACGTCCGTATAGCTAAATGCTGCCTTGCACTGGGTGATACAGCGGCTGCCCTCAACGCCGTCAACAAAGCAGAAGAACTCGATCCGAATTCCGACCTGACAAACGAGAAGCGTTCACTTCAAGCTCTCCAACAGTTTGCTGAAGAAATTATCAAATCCAACGCCAAAGGCGATTATCGCAAAGTATTTCCCAGAATTTGttctgttacttttttttattcgtgttGTTTGCTAAAACTTTGTCTTCATTTAAGGTAATCTTCTGCTGCGATCGCTCATTAGAACACGCCCCAGCTGCTCGACGTCTGAAATTGACCAAAGCAGAATGTCTCGCGTTACTTGGTCGATACGCCGAAGCAGAAGAAATGGCCAAGTACGTTTGCCAATATTTCCATTTACGTATTATATTCTTTCAGTTCATTAACtctcattttgattttacaGTGATGTTCTCAGATCAGATCAAACAAATGCGGATGCCCTTTTGGTCAGGGGTTTGTGCTTTTATTATCAAGACAATATCGAACGGGCGTTCCTTCACTTTAAACAGGTTCTGCTCATGGCTCCAGACCATGTTAAAGCTCGTGATATCTTCAGAGTTAGTAAAACATTCCCCCCTAATATTTGCTTTATTCTGTTTGCTTATCATGTTTGTCTACTCAATTGCAGAGAGCAAAATTACtaaaaaccaagaaagaagaaggcaaCGAAGCTTTCAAGGCCGGGCGATATCAAGAAGCCCATGAATTGTACACAGCCACGCTGATTATTGATCCTAACAACAAACTGACCAATGCCAAAGTATATTTTAACCGCGCTGTAGTTCTTGTAAAGGTATGTTGATTTGCCAATTCAATCAGCAGCACTACAGAGTTATGAtgtgttgttgtctttttccatttgcagCTAGGCAAACTAAAAGAAGCCTTGGGCGACTGTGACCGGGCCATTGAGTTGGACGAAACTTACATCAAAGCATACTTGCGTCGGGCTAAGATTTGTATGGACCTTGAACAGTTTGAAGATGCCGTAAGAGACTATGAAAAAGtcaacaaaatggaaaaaaatcgaGGTTTGTTTAACTGGTCTTAAACTCTCTTTTAAATTGATAACCTTAGAATTTGactaaacaatttttaaaattcagaaTACAAACGATTGCTACATGAAGCTAAATTGGCATTGAAAAAGTCCCAACGAAAGGATTACTACAAGATATTGGGCGTCGACCGTAACGCAAACgacgatgaaataaaaaaagcttaCAAGAAACGAGCACTTGTTCATCATCCAGGTGTGTATTTATTACCGATAATCAGTAAAATTCGCTCATACTTTTGAATCTTTCTAACAATGTTTTTTACTCTTGCCACAGATCGTCATTCAAGTGCTActgaagaggaaaagaaagagcAAGAAAAGAAGTTCAAGGAATTGGGAGAAGCCTATGGTATCCTGTCagaccccaaaaagaaatctagATATGATAATGGGCATGATATCGATGATAATGACGGTGGCGGATATTCAAGTAAAATCAGCATTCGCATTAAAGTGATAAAATTGCACCgctaattttttctctttttatccatttttcattgcagGCGAAATGGATCCTAATCAAATATTCCAAGCATTTTTCGGTGGTCCAAGCATGTTCCGGATGGGTAACATGGGGGGTGGAGGAATGGGAGGCATGGGTGGCGGTGGAATGGGCGGCCATTGTCCAGGCAATTTTAACTTTCAGTTTGGCTAAAATTACATCTATGCAGCCGTTCGTATGCTATTCTATTAACCTGTGCATTCAAATATCGAAGAGTCCGTTATTGGCCGTAAGACATGAGCACCTTTGGTCTTACCTTTCAGTcggcaaaattttcttttcgaaagtTGATGCATGtggctgtaaaaaaaaacatttgccaGTTATTTGCGCTGTCCATACAATATCCCAATCCCTTAGACTCACGACCGAATCTTCTTATGCTATACACGGACTAAGATTTATcatcgttttttgtttcttttggttgGTAATAGAGTATAGAAATCTTATTTCGTGTGATCTACTCGatgatgaaacattttttgaaaaatgaaatatcttGCACTAGATTAGATAACTTAGCTCATTACAGTTGGTAGTAAATGTAGAATATTACACATATCAAGTTGTAATTCAACACATAATATAGCTATGTTTCTTTAGCTAGGCTTTAGAATGGCTATAGAATGGCTATGTGCATAATGCAAAAACAGgtatgataaaataaattgaaaacatgATAGTACAAAATCATCTattgagcaaaaaaataacatcttTACATGAACTATGAGTTCAGACTGGGGAAAGTATGTTCCTTCATTAAGCTTGCCACAACATCCTCCTTCTCATTGGATAGGTCATCAAAATCTGCTCCACATGTCCACAATGTTTCAAGGtcatatatttttcttgttttgcttGAAAATATATGCAGTGCAATATTTCCCAGATCCAAGGCAATCCAATCTTTATTATCTTTCCCTTCTATAACTGGTAAAGGATCTGTCTCAAAACACCGCcttttgaaaacttttcttATGAATTCTGTAATAAAGTATAGACAATAATGATgcagataataataaaatagacacttaattttaaaataaataatttacctGCAATAGCAGTCATTTGCTTAGGAGATCTTCCAGTAGTGATCACCATGTAATCTACATAATTCAACTCTGGTGGAACAGCAATTACAACTATTTGGTCAAGCTTTTGTTGGGATAAGATGTCCACAAATTCTTCAATATCAAATACTCCAGTGATCCCTCGCTCTAAGGAAACTCCTTCAAATTCATCaaattcttctatttcttctgaATCGCCAATTCTGTGCCAACTCTCATCATCTAGCAATTCAGTTGCATCAGACTTTatctcaattttttcttctgaaaattGTCTTAAGGAATTCATTAATTGTGGTCGAAAAGTCAAAAATCGAGATACTCCTTCAAGTTGGTTAGCAAAATCTCTTTTAAAACATGCTTTGTGACTGATCCCATTGACTATTTGGTGATGATGTATTTGCTGATAAGCAGAATTCAATTTGCATGTATTATTACTTAATGATTTCTTTGGGGTAAGAAATATTCGAAACGACAACTGACGCCACATATTTACTATAAATACTGATTTAAGTGTGATTTAAGGTCTGATTGTTGCCTGCCTGATAATCCCGAAAATAcacgaaaatacaaaaacacaaaacataaTATTTTCGTCTGCAAAGAGCAGACGAAGTCTATGATGCAATAAATCTGCAGACGAAAATTACGAAAGAACAACAGTCCTGTGAGAGAGATCACATAGATTTTTACATTTCTCAACGAT
The window above is part of the Daphnia pulex isolate KAP4 chromosome 3, ASM2113471v1 genome. Proteins encoded here:
- the LOC124190638 gene encoding uncharacterized protein LOC124190638; protein product: MWRQLSFRIFLTPKKSLSNNTCKLNSAYQQIHHHQIVNGISHKACFKRDFANQLEGVSRFLTFRPQLMNSLRQFSEEKIEIKSDATELLDDESWHRIGDSEEIEEFDEFEGVSLERGITGVFDIEEFVDILSQQKLDQIVVIAVPPELNYVDYMVITTGRSPKQMTAIAEFIRKVFKRRCFETDPLPVIEGKDNKDWIALDLGNIALHIFSSKTRKIYDLETLWTCGADFDDLSNEKEDVVASLMKEHTFPSLNS
- the LOC124190634 gene encoding dnaJ homolog subfamily C member 7-like isoform X2, which produces MAESDGRVIEEINLADDDQNEVECLEDLVTLDGTDCTHEDDMMDSSHGSQDDIVDITPPPEVLAEEKKAEGNAHYKVKDYRKALACYTRAIELCPDSVAYYGNRAACRMMMGLYQDALEDARESTRLDSGFAKGYVRIAKCCLALGDTAAALNAVNKAEELDPNSDLTNEKRSLQALQQFAEEIIKSNAKGDYRKVIFCCDRSLEHAPAARRLKLTKAECLALLGRYAEAEEMANDVLRSDQTNADALLVRGLCFYYQDNIERAFLHFKQVLLMAPDHVKARDIFRRAKLLKTKKEEGNEAFKAGRYQEAHELYTATLIIDPNNKLTNAKVYFNRAVVLVKLGKLKEALGDCDRAIELDETYIKAYLRRAKICMDLEQFEDAVRDYEKVNKMEKNREYKRLLHEAKLALKKSQRKDYYKILGVDRNANDDEIKKAYKKRALVHHPDRHSSATEEEKKEQEKKFKELGEAYGILSDPKKKSRYDNGHDIDDNDGGGYSSEMDPNQIFQAFFGGPSMFRMGNMGGGGMGGMGGGGMGGHCPGNFNFQFG
- the LOC124190634 gene encoding TPR repeat-containing thioredoxin TTL2-like isoform X1, with translation MKMPWYSSYYQDTAPRNRFRQQSRTSNPASNVFLHTVHLSSSAYSTPSYRQQYYPSHPSPPPPSSYTRRHYQNDFSHFRPETSSLNSGASYRPRHSSPHSSPNSSTGSSSSPFKSRSDGSNWYHHRRTADSATERLLARADALTERLHRLLTKSADLHWRRTDNPVRPDIYSRMSQSKPQSAATGTSSTANMDTDTNVAAPSVRVDDITVSKTEPRPTTRTHVITIKLSNSYSNRGNHRSQHLFQDPVKSQKTPEPQRPPRSQKPQEAEEPPKPQEAKEPEKPQAYPKYEESQKFQETKEIHVGKEETPERQETPEPPESPKDYRRQRPQDSKQPSQHSSSRSYRQSTTRKPPVVRIIPIHIEVESDDSGIVIDPERDIQVPDEDPRVPMVDSPISSRKNTSSIFINGPVFVAEKPNLVVESDLEPELDIELDEPIRPASGSTNSRRWALTLSLAEEKKAEGNAHYKVKDYRKALACYTRAIELCPDSVAYYGNRAACRMMMGLYQDALEDARESTRLDSGFAKGYVRIAKCCLALGDTAAALNAVNKAEELDPNSDLTNEKRSLQALQQFAEEIIKSNAKGDYRKVIFCCDRSLEHAPAARRLKLTKAECLALLGRYAEAEEMANDVLRSDQTNADALLVRGLCFYYQDNIERAFLHFKQVLLMAPDHVKARDIFRRAKLLKTKKEEGNEAFKAGRYQEAHELYTATLIIDPNNKLTNAKVYFNRAVVLVKLGKLKEALGDCDRAIELDETYIKAYLRRAKICMDLEQFEDAVRDYEKVNKMEKNREYKRLLHEAKLALKKSQRKDYYKILGVDRNANDDEIKKAYKKRALVHHPDRHSSATEEEKKEQEKKFKELGEAYGILSDPKKKSRYDNGHDIDDNDGGGYSSEMDPNQIFQAFFGGPSMFRMGNMGGGGMGGMGGGGMGGHCPGNFNFQFG